From the Serratia nematodiphila DZ0503SBS1 genome, one window contains:
- a CDS encoding LysR substrate-binding domain-containing protein — protein MKRLYSLPHLPAFEAAARLGSFSAAADELFLTTGAVSRHIRSLEAQLGITLFYRAHKSVRLTPAGENFSRTASRVISELFAAESALKASAGRQRLVVHSLPTFTMHWLMPKLAAFNEIHPGIAVDITTSTGAVDRNTPFDVAIRRDPAHFSGLKAIPFLQEDSLLVCSQSYLRAMPVSAPARLAGHTAIRIRAREDLWHSWLNTYPTALDASPPPLTLDHTFAAIQAAEDGLGLAVVPYLFCAKHLSSGRLVSPFPALTIRTGVYSLLLRDRDDEIVRKFAAWLQTFQA, from the coding sequence ATGAAGCGACTTTATTCCCTGCCGCACCTGCCCGCTTTCGAAGCCGCCGCCCGTCTTGGCAGCTTCAGCGCCGCTGCGGATGAGCTGTTTCTCACCACCGGCGCGGTCAGCCGCCATATTCGCAGTCTCGAAGCACAGCTGGGGATCACGCTGTTTTATCGCGCGCACAAGTCCGTGCGGCTGACGCCGGCCGGTGAGAATTTTTCGCGCACCGCGTCTCGGGTGATAAGCGAATTGTTTGCGGCGGAAAGCGCGCTGAAAGCGAGCGCCGGCCGGCAGCGGCTGGTAGTGCACAGCCTGCCGACGTTTACCATGCACTGGCTGATGCCAAAGCTGGCGGCATTCAATGAGATACATCCGGGGATCGCGGTTGATATCACCACCAGCACCGGCGCCGTCGATCGCAATACGCCGTTTGACGTGGCGATCCGGCGCGATCCCGCGCACTTCTCCGGGCTGAAGGCGATCCCTTTCCTGCAGGAAGACAGCCTGCTGGTCTGCAGCCAGAGCTATTTGCGCGCCATGCCGGTCAGTGCGCCCGCCAGGCTGGCCGGGCATACCGCCATCCGCATTCGCGCCCGGGAAGATTTATGGCACAGCTGGCTGAATACCTACCCGACGGCGCTGGACGCCTCACCGCCGCCGCTCACGCTCGACCATACCTTCGCCGCCATTCAGGCGGCCGAAGACGGCCTGGGGCTGGCCGTCGTACCTTACCTGTTCTGCGCCAAACATCTGTCGTCCGGTCGGCTGGTGTCGCCTTTCCCGGCGTTGACTATCCGAACCGGCGTTTACTCCCTGCTGTTGCGCGATCGGGACGATGAGATCGTGAGAAAATTCGCCGCCTGGCTGCAGACGTTCCAGGCCTAA
- a CDS encoding DUF2000 domain-containing protein, giving the protein MFDTKIAFIVRDDLQTWQRLNVVAFLATGIAAAAPEIIGECYVDAEGRRYGGISGQPMLIFAADLPGLQNAHRKGLERELTLIPYVHAMFSTRHDEANRQVFLAENADNLDLVGLALRGPKKAVDKAIKGLTLHA; this is encoded by the coding sequence ATGTTTGATACCAAGATAGCGTTTATCGTGCGTGACGATCTGCAAACCTGGCAGCGGCTGAACGTGGTGGCCTTTCTGGCGACGGGGATCGCCGCTGCGGCCCCGGAGATTATCGGCGAATGTTACGTGGATGCGGAAGGCAGACGCTACGGCGGCATTTCCGGGCAGCCGATGCTGATTTTCGCCGCGGACCTGCCGGGCCTGCAAAATGCGCATCGTAAAGGGCTGGAACGGGAATTGACGCTGATCCCCTATGTGCACGCCATGTTCTCGACCAGGCACGATGAAGCCAACCGGCAGGTTTTTCTTGCTGAAAACGCGGACAACCTGGATTTGGTCGGCCTGGCGCTGCGCGGGCCGAAGAAAGCGGTGGATAAGGCGATAAAAGGGCTGACGCTCCACGCCTGA
- a CDS encoding AraC family transcriptional regulator, with amino-acid sequence MASNHQHTDWLELRRDDETGIESVNAHFQGHAYDPHDHDEMLVGVTQQGLQRFNCHRSLHTSRPGRAMLIEPGAVHDGHAPQAEGFTYAMLYLPQRWVSDAMQRRGLGDASVLEGAFHSTLTDDPMLATAIQQAFFALHQREGRLARDQSLDQLLTLLARHIRVRPTSQSDDALIEMNRLRDYLHEHMADNPSLEELALQCGLDRFRLTRQFTRAFGQSPHAYLIRLRLRAARLLLAQGEEPAQVAMQVGFADQSHLGRWFRRAYRLSPAAYQRQCTNVLYR; translated from the coding sequence ATGGCGTCAAATCATCAACATACCGACTGGCTCGAACTGCGGCGCGATGACGAAACGGGTATTGAGAGCGTCAACGCCCACTTTCAGGGGCATGCCTACGATCCTCACGATCATGATGAAATGCTGGTGGGCGTCACGCAGCAGGGCTTGCAGCGTTTCAATTGCCACCGCTCGCTGCATACCAGCCGGCCGGGGCGCGCCATGCTGATCGAGCCGGGCGCGGTGCACGATGGTCATGCGCCGCAGGCCGAAGGGTTTACCTATGCGATGCTTTATCTGCCGCAGCGCTGGGTCTCCGACGCGATGCAGCGCCGCGGATTGGGGGACGCTTCAGTGCTGGAGGGCGCTTTCCACAGCACGTTGACCGACGATCCGATGCTGGCGACCGCGATACAGCAGGCTTTTTTTGCGTTGCATCAGAGGGAAGGCCGGCTGGCGCGCGATCAAAGCCTGGACCAACTGCTGACGCTTTTGGCGCGGCATATACGCGTCAGGCCAACGTCCCAAAGCGATGACGCTTTGATTGAGATGAATCGTTTACGGGACTACTTGCACGAGCACATGGCGGATAATCCCAGTCTGGAGGAGCTTGCGCTTCAGTGCGGCCTGGATCGTTTCCGTCTGACTCGCCAATTCACCCGCGCTTTCGGCCAGTCGCCGCATGCTTACCTGATCCGGCTGAGGCTGCGTGCCGCGCGACTGTTACTGGCGCAGGGGGAAGAACCGGCGCAGGTCGCCATGCAGGTAGGCTTTGCCGACCAGAGTCATTTGGGCCGCTGGTTCCGGCGCGCCTACCGTTTATCGCCGGCGGCCTATCAACGCCAGTGCACAAACGTTCTATACCGCTGA
- a CDS encoding diguanylate cyclase domain-containing protein, with product MLEPCFPENEAERLSVLHSLNVLDSNSVEKLDRITRLAAKYFGVTIALVSLIDRDRQWFLSRYGLDARETPRNISFCGHAILQREALVVPDTAKDPRFFDNPLVIGGPRIGFYVGQPLLSLDGLPLGTLCIIDSQPQPFSPEQLADLHDFAAVVEEYLQSIERHVYTENLKSNLQRSEALFEQTFAQAAVGMALVSLQGYWLRVNPRICEMLRYSERELMDRTFQDITYPLDLNTDLEKLQQLLRNEISTYSLEKRYFRADGSIIWVQLTVALNRLPNGKPDHFISVIVDISERKAAEADLFALQHELEQRVEIRTRELNVVVKKLNEEIETRVLAECQLSAEKERLRAITDNMPALISQIDGNERYLFANSAYKTWFGLEESSLREMTVRDFMGESVYRIAKPMIERALAGEMVSFENELQTQKGLLMIHTTLVPCEAQGFYILSMDITELKRLQQRLEYDATHEMLTGLTNRRAFLRRLSGTLQACCHQRQMALLFIDLDGFKTLNDSYGHDFGDAILKTFATLLSACAGEHHSVSRLAGDEFTVILWPLTDPRREVSEFCENVLAQLAKITQIGPQKVRLSASIGAAISPRGDVTEEMLLTRADGAMYQAKSAGKGTYAICEL from the coding sequence ATGCTCGAACCCTGCTTCCCCGAAAACGAAGCCGAACGCCTGTCGGTATTGCATTCGCTGAACGTGCTGGATTCAAACTCGGTGGAAAAACTGGATCGCATCACGCGGCTGGCGGCGAAATACTTCGGCGTGACCATCGCGCTGGTGTCGCTGATCGACCGGGATCGCCAATGGTTTTTATCGCGTTACGGTCTGGATGCCCGGGAAACGCCGCGCAATATCTCGTTTTGCGGCCATGCTATCTTGCAACGCGAAGCGCTGGTGGTGCCCGATACCGCCAAAGACCCGCGCTTTTTCGATAATCCGCTGGTGATTGGCGGGCCGCGGATCGGTTTTTACGTCGGGCAGCCACTGCTGTCGCTCGACGGGTTGCCGCTCGGCACCCTGTGCATTATCGACAGCCAGCCGCAGCCGTTTTCCCCGGAACAACTGGCTGACCTGCACGATTTCGCCGCCGTGGTGGAGGAGTATTTGCAGAGCATTGAACGCCACGTCTATACCGAAAACCTGAAGTCCAATCTGCAACGCTCGGAAGCCCTGTTCGAACAGACCTTCGCCCAGGCGGCGGTAGGGATGGCGCTGGTATCGCTGCAGGGGTATTGGCTGCGGGTCAATCCGCGCATCTGCGAAATGTTGCGCTATTCCGAGCGCGAGCTGATGGATCGCACCTTTCAGGACATTACCTATCCGCTCGATCTCAACACCGATCTGGAAAAACTGCAGCAACTGCTGAGAAACGAGATCAGCACTTACTCGCTGGAGAAACGTTATTTCCGCGCCGACGGCTCGATCATTTGGGTGCAGCTGACGGTGGCGTTAAACCGGCTGCCTAACGGCAAGCCGGACCATTTCATCTCGGTTATCGTCGATATCAGCGAGCGCAAGGCGGCGGAGGCCGATCTGTTCGCTCTGCAACACGAGCTGGAACAACGCGTCGAAATCCGCACGCGGGAGCTGAACGTGGTCGTCAAGAAGCTCAACGAAGAGATTGAAACCCGGGTGCTCGCCGAATGTCAGCTCAGTGCGGAGAAGGAGCGTTTGCGCGCCATTACCGACAACATGCCGGCCTTAATCAGCCAGATCGACGGCAATGAACGCTACCTGTTCGCCAACAGCGCCTACAAAACCTGGTTCGGGCTGGAGGAGTCCAGTCTCAGAGAAATGACGGTACGCGATTTCATGGGGGAAAGCGTTTATCGGATAGCAAAACCGATGATCGAACGGGCCCTCGCGGGCGAAATGGTGAGTTTCGAGAATGAGCTCCAGACCCAGAAGGGATTGCTGATGATCCACACCACGCTGGTGCCGTGTGAAGCGCAGGGGTTTTACATTCTGTCGATGGACATTACCGAGTTGAAGCGGCTGCAGCAGCGGCTGGAATATGACGCAACCCACGAAATGCTGACCGGATTGACCAATCGCCGCGCGTTTCTGCGCCGGCTGTCGGGCACGCTGCAGGCCTGTTGCCATCAGCGGCAGATGGCGCTGTTGTTTATCGATCTCGACGGGTTCAAAACCCTTAACGACAGCTATGGTCATGACTTCGGCGACGCGATCCTGAAGACATTCGCCACATTGCTCAGCGCCTGCGCTGGCGAGCACCACAGCGTCTCGCGCCTGGCCGGTGACGAGTTCACGGTGATCCTGTGGCCGTTGACGGATCCGCGGCGCGAAGTCAGCGAGTTTTGCGAAAACGTGTTGGCGCAACTGGCCAAAATTACGCAGATCGGGCCGCAGAAGGTACGGCTTTCCGCCAGCATCGGCGCGGCCATTTCCCCACGCGGCGATGTGACGGAGGAGATGCTGCTGACCCGCGCCGACGGCGCGATGTATCAGGCGAAATCGGCCGGAAAGGGCACTTATGCCATCTGCGAGCTGTGA
- a CDS encoding DHHA2 domain-containing protein: protein MNEISRFTPFLPQPDLTVREMPLYVFGHKNPDSDSICSALVVADWLNHLGKPAVAFRLGELTPETRYILAAAGVQAPPLLKGDLRDRKVWLVDFTDVEQGPASLPDSDVVGVIDHHRLGTLITRNPPDVWVRAVGCCATVILQILAAERPMPLSSAQATLLLGAILSDTVALSAPTTTEQDRLAAERLRAISHVDYDAFTAGLLAAKTDLSGQSAAQLLHRDAKNYRIHSVSLLLSQIEVRTMSDIDPLLPALQQALEHTKQEAGLEMAALLVTDITCRRSTLYFSPNRVLDIRQVSLPGMTSRKKEVLPWLTRQIANAGR from the coding sequence ATGAATGAAATCTCACGTTTTACCCCTTTTCTGCCCCAGCCTGATCTCACCGTTCGGGAAATGCCGCTGTACGTTTTCGGCCATAAAAATCCCGACAGCGACAGCATCTGCAGCGCGCTGGTGGTCGCGGACTGGCTCAATCACCTCGGCAAACCGGCCGTCGCTTTCCGCCTTGGCGAACTGACGCCGGAAACCCGCTACATACTGGCCGCCGCCGGCGTACAAGCGCCTCCGCTGCTGAAAGGCGATCTCCGTGACCGTAAAGTCTGGCTGGTCGATTTTACCGACGTCGAACAAGGGCCGGCCTCATTGCCCGACAGCGATGTGGTCGGCGTTATCGACCATCACCGGCTGGGCACATTAATCACTCGCAATCCGCCCGATGTCTGGGTTCGCGCCGTCGGCTGTTGCGCCACCGTGATCCTGCAGATCCTGGCGGCGGAAAGGCCGATGCCGCTTTCTTCCGCCCAGGCCACGCTGCTGCTGGGCGCCATTTTGAGCGATACCGTCGCGCTCAGCGCCCCGACCACCACCGAGCAGGATCGGTTGGCCGCCGAACGGTTACGCGCAATTTCTCATGTCGACTATGACGCCTTCACCGCCGGGCTGCTCGCCGCCAAAACCGATCTCTCGGGGCAATCCGCCGCGCAGTTGCTGCACCGCGACGCCAAGAATTACCGCATCCATAGCGTCTCGCTGCTGCTGTCGCAGATAGAAGTGCGGACCATGAGCGACATCGATCCGCTGTTGCCCGCACTGCAACAGGCGCTTGAACACACGAAGCAGGAAGCCGGGCTGGAGATGGCCGCGCTATTGGTCACCGATATCACCTGCCGTCGCTCCACCCTGTATTTCTCGCCGAACCGGGTGCTCGACATTCGTCAGGTGTCTCTGCCCGGCATGACGAGCCGGAAAAAAGAGGTTTTACCGTGGTTAACCCGCCAGATCGCCAACGCAGGGAGATAA
- a CDS encoding universal stress protein yields MPLYQHVLLLVQDERDGRLLLHHAERLNQQMNTRITVAHISADYAELDYLSDSLTKDRQSSEVIAAKAMLSRLVEDCSIPLEVRAIVSIHRFKDVEALIAHEGVDLLLLGHQNRPFGVFSSFGFEFINHLSIDVLIKHVPTP; encoded by the coding sequence ATGCCGCTCTACCAACATGTTTTACTGCTGGTGCAGGATGAACGCGACGGCCGGCTGCTGTTGCATCATGCCGAACGCCTCAATCAGCAGATGAATACGCGCATTACCGTGGCGCACATCAGTGCCGACTATGCCGAGCTGGACTACCTCAGCGATTCGCTGACCAAAGATCGCCAGTCCAGCGAGGTGATCGCCGCCAAGGCCATGCTCAGCCGTTTGGTGGAAGACTGCTCAATCCCCCTGGAGGTGCGCGCAATTGTCAGTATCCATCGCTTCAAAGACGTCGAAGCCCTGATTGCCCACGAAGGCGTCGATCTGTTGCTGTTAGGCCATCAGAACCGTCCGTTCGGCGTCTTTTCCTCCTTCGGCTTCGAGTTCATTAACCATTTGTCCATCGACGTGCTGATAAAGCATGTGCCAACTCCCTAG
- the eno gene encoding phosphopyruvate hydratase: MSYEIENITAREILDSRGNPTVEVEMSAAGVVARASVPSGASTGSREAVEHRDGDPHRFGGKGVLEAVHSVKTAINEALRGVDVRQQEEIDRRLIALDGSENKSRLGANALLGVSLAAARLAAQLSQLPLYRYLGGIGANLLPVPCMNIINGGVHARWQGADFQEFMIAPLGAPSLREAVRWGSEVYQALRQILLEQGLSVGVGDEGGFAPAVASNRQPLELIVHAIEKAGYRPGEDIAICMDPASSEFYADGKYRLRSENLELDATQMTAYYQRLVQDFPIVLIEDGLAEDDWAGWRILSDALGDQVELVGDDLFVTNVKYIQRGIDERLANAALIKLNQIGTLSETFAAVQLCQANGWGAFISHRSGETVDSFIADMTVAMRAGHVKTGAPCRGERIEKYNQLMRIEDQLGAAAVYAGRSAFKRR, from the coding sequence ATGAGCTATGAGATTGAAAACATAACCGCCAGAGAAATCCTGGATTCGCGCGGCAACCCGACCGTCGAAGTCGAAATGAGCGCGGCGGGCGTCGTGGCGCGGGCTTCGGTCCCCTCCGGCGCCAGCACCGGGTCGCGCGAGGCGGTGGAACACCGCGACGGCGATCCGCACCGTTTCGGCGGCAAAGGCGTACTGGAGGCGGTGCACAGCGTCAAAACGGCGATCAATGAGGCGCTGCGCGGGGTGGATGTGCGCCAACAAGAGGAGATTGACCGCCGGCTGATCGCGCTGGACGGCAGCGAGAACAAGAGCCGATTGGGGGCCAACGCCCTGCTCGGCGTTTCTCTGGCCGCCGCCCGCCTCGCGGCGCAATTGTCGCAGTTGCCGCTGTATCGTTATCTGGGCGGCATCGGCGCCAACCTGCTGCCGGTGCCCTGCATGAATATCATCAACGGCGGCGTGCACGCCCGTTGGCAAGGGGCGGACTTTCAGGAGTTTATGATAGCCCCTCTGGGCGCGCCGTCGCTGCGCGAGGCCGTGCGCTGGGGCAGTGAAGTCTATCAGGCGCTGCGCCAAATCCTGTTGGAACAAGGCCTGTCGGTCGGCGTCGGCGACGAAGGCGGTTTCGCGCCGGCGGTCGCCTCAAACCGCCAACCGCTGGAGCTGATCGTGCACGCTATAGAGAAAGCCGGCTACCGACCGGGAGAAGATATCGCTATCTGCATGGATCCGGCCTCGAGTGAATTCTACGCCGACGGCAAATACCGCCTGCGCAGCGAGAACCTCGAGTTGGACGCAACCCAGATGACGGCCTATTACCAGCGGCTGGTGCAGGATTTCCCCATTGTGCTGATTGAAGATGGCTTGGCCGAGGACGATTGGGCCGGCTGGCGTATTCTGAGCGACGCCCTGGGCGATCAGGTAGAGCTGGTCGGTGACGATCTGTTCGTCACCAACGTGAAATATATCCAGCGCGGGATTGATGAACGGTTGGCTAATGCCGCGCTGATCAAGCTGAACCAGATCGGCACCCTGAGCGAAACCTTCGCCGCCGTGCAGCTTTGTCAGGCGAACGGCTGGGGCGCCTTTATCTCGCACCGCAGCGGCGAAACCGTCGACAGCTTTATCGCCGATATGACGGTTGCGATGCGAGCCGGCCATGTGAAAACCGGCGCGCCGTGCCGCGGCGAGCGCATCGAAAAATACAATCAGCTGATGCGCATCGAGGACCAATTGGGCGCCGCGGCGGTATATGCCGGGCGCTCCGCCTTTAAACGCCGCTAA
- a CDS encoding MerR family transcriptional regulator, translating to MKIGELAERAGVAASAIRYYEQQGLLPKAVRGVNGYRVYSESALERLHLIQIGQNLGFSLQAIQRVLALQGSAYEDGLIQGVETRLAEIERMLVTLNEQREALLATRLTLLESGVAGLCQVKNEKLAGAWPACKD from the coding sequence ATGAAGATCGGAGAATTGGCGGAACGGGCCGGCGTGGCCGCCTCGGCGATACGCTACTACGAGCAGCAGGGTCTGCTGCCCAAAGCGGTGCGCGGCGTCAACGGTTATCGGGTGTATAGCGAAAGCGCGCTGGAACGGCTGCATCTGATCCAAATTGGCCAGAATCTGGGCTTTTCGCTGCAGGCGATCCAACGCGTGCTGGCGCTGCAGGGCAGCGCTTATGAGGATGGGTTGATACAGGGCGTCGAGACCCGTCTGGCGGAAATCGAGCGGATGTTGGTCACGCTGAATGAGCAGCGAGAAGCATTGCTGGCGACCCGACTTACCTTGCTGGAATCCGGCGTGGCGGGGTTATGCCAGGTCAAAAATGAAAAGTTGGCCGGTGCGTGGCCGGCCTGCAAAGATTAG
- a CDS encoding NADH:flavin oxidoreductase/NADH oxidase family protein, whose amino-acid sequence MFTPLTLPNGSRLTNRLAKAALEENLADEGQLPGPALWRLYRHWGIGGAGLIITGNVMIDGRAMTGPGGVVLEQDTPLASFETWAKAARQEGAQVWMQLSHPGRQVMADMGGNAWAPSAIPMAMGKYSKAFARPEAMSEAQIAEVIARFAASAHAAERAGFTGVQIHAAHGYLISQFLSPLANQRSDRWGGELANRARLLLEVVRAVRQRVSPGFCVAVKLNSADFQRGGFSPDEARQVLLMLNELPVDLVELSGGSYESPAMQGETADDSTLAREAYFLTFARDLAAVARMPVMTTGGITRPTVAQRVLNSGVAVVGIATAMAEIPDLPRRWQTGEAPHALPAPVTWRDKTLTLLARMALIKRRMHALSRDRTRNVRYSPLWSLLIDRWRTRRTLRRYHAWLRQR is encoded by the coding sequence ATGTTTACTCCACTGACACTGCCCAACGGCAGCCGCCTGACCAACCGTTTGGCCAAAGCCGCGTTGGAAGAAAATTTGGCCGATGAAGGCCAACTGCCCGGCCCCGCGCTATGGCGCTTGTATCGCCACTGGGGTATCGGCGGCGCCGGTCTTATCATCACCGGCAACGTGATGATCGACGGCCGCGCCATGACCGGACCCGGCGGCGTGGTGCTGGAACAGGATACGCCGCTCGCCTCGTTCGAAACCTGGGCCAAGGCCGCGCGCCAGGAAGGCGCGCAGGTTTGGATGCAGCTCAGCCACCCGGGCCGCCAGGTAATGGCCGACATGGGCGGCAACGCCTGGGCGCCCTCCGCCATTCCGATGGCCATGGGTAAGTACAGCAAAGCGTTCGCGCGGCCGGAAGCCATGAGCGAAGCGCAGATTGCCGAGGTGATCGCCCGCTTTGCCGCCAGCGCGCACGCCGCCGAACGGGCCGGGTTTACCGGCGTGCAGATCCACGCGGCGCATGGCTACCTGATCTCTCAGTTTTTGTCGCCGCTGGCCAACCAGCGCAGCGATCGTTGGGGGGGCGAGCTGGCGAATCGCGCCCGCCTGCTGCTGGAGGTGGTGCGCGCGGTGCGCCAGCGGGTCTCGCCAGGTTTTTGCGTGGCGGTAAAGCTCAATTCCGCCGATTTTCAGCGCGGCGGCTTTTCGCCGGACGAAGCCCGGCAGGTGTTGCTGATGCTCAACGAACTGCCGGTCGATCTGGTGGAGTTATCGGGCGGGAGCTATGAAAGCCCGGCGATGCAGGGCGAAACGGCAGACGACAGTACCCTGGCGCGTGAAGCCTATTTTCTGACCTTTGCCCGCGATCTCGCCGCAGTAGCCCGCATGCCGGTGATGACCACCGGCGGCATCACCCGCCCGACGGTGGCGCAACGGGTGCTGAACAGCGGCGTCGCGGTGGTCGGCATCGCCACCGCCATGGCGGAAATTCCCGATCTGCCGCGCCGCTGGCAAACCGGCGAAGCCCCTCATGCGCTGCCCGCGCCGGTAACATGGCGCGACAAAACGCTGACGCTGCTCGCCCGCATGGCGCTGATCAAACGCCGCATGCACGCTCTGAGCCGCGATCGGACGCGCAACGTGCGTTACTCCCCGCTGTGGTCGCTGCTCATCGATCGGTGGCGCACCCGCCGCACTCTGCGGCGCTATCATGCCTGGTTACGGCAACGTTAA
- a CDS encoding diaminobutyrate--2-oxoglutarate transaminase, with amino-acid sequence MTDKVRIDTLVANSLNGNNETYLARQAEFESNVRSYPRKLPLAIAKAQGVWITDVENNQYLDCLAGAGTLALGHNHPDVLQSIQNVITSGLPLHTLDLTTPLKDRFSDYLLSLLPGEGKEYCLQFCGPSGADAVEAALKLAKKHTGRSGVISFSGGYHGMTHGALSVTGNLSPKAAINGMMPEVQFMPYPHEYRCPLGIGGEAGVKALTYYFDNLINDVESGVRKPAAVILEAVQGEGGVNPAPAEWLQRIRKVTQEHGILLIIDEVQAGFARTGKLFAFEHAGIEPDIIVMSKAVGGGLPLAVLGIKKEFDAWEPGHHTGTFRGNQLAMATGLTTLQYLKEHKVADKVAAQGEWLKGKLAELQKRYPVIGHVRGLGLMIGIEIVKPNEAQDHMGCYPADGELSALLQKKCFESGLILERGGRNGCVLRLLPSLLITNDELGIFLDKFEQALLAAGVKPV; translated from the coding sequence ATGACGGATAAAGTCCGTATTGATACTTTAGTTGCAAACTCATTAAACGGAAACAATGAAACCTATTTGGCGCGTCAAGCCGAATTTGAGTCGAATGTTAGGAGTTATCCGCGCAAATTGCCGTTGGCAATTGCGAAAGCCCAGGGCGTTTGGATCACTGATGTTGAGAATAATCAATATCTTGATTGCCTGGCCGGGGCGGGAACGTTGGCTCTTGGACATAATCACCCCGACGTCCTGCAAAGCATCCAAAATGTCATTACCAGCGGCTTGCCGTTACATACTCTCGATCTCACGACCCCGTTGAAAGATCGTTTCTCCGATTACCTGCTCTCTCTGTTGCCTGGCGAAGGCAAAGAGTATTGCCTGCAGTTCTGCGGCCCGTCCGGCGCCGATGCGGTGGAAGCCGCGCTGAAGCTGGCGAAAAAGCACACCGGCCGTTCCGGCGTGATCAGCTTCTCCGGCGGTTATCATGGCATGACCCACGGCGCGCTGTCGGTCACCGGCAACCTGTCGCCGAAGGCGGCGATCAACGGCATGATGCCGGAAGTGCAGTTCATGCCTTATCCGCATGAATACCGCTGCCCGCTGGGCATCGGCGGTGAAGCCGGCGTCAAGGCGCTGACCTACTACTTCGACAACCTGATCAACGACGTGGAAAGCGGCGTGCGTAAACCGGCTGCGGTGATCCTGGAAGCCGTTCAGGGCGAAGGCGGTGTTAACCCGGCGCCGGCCGAGTGGCTGCAGCGCATCCGCAAAGTGACCCAGGAACACGGCATTCTGCTGATCATCGACGAAGTTCAGGCCGGTTTCGCCCGTACGGGCAAGCTGTTCGCCTTCGAACACGCGGGCATCGAGCCGGACATCATCGTGATGTCGAAAGCGGTCGGCGGCGGCTTGCCGCTCGCGGTGCTGGGCATCAAAAAAGAGTTCGACGCCTGGGAACCGGGCCACCACACCGGCACCTTCCGCGGCAACCAGCTGGCGATGGCCACTGGCCTGACCACCCTGCAGTACCTGAAAGAGCATAAGGTCGCCGACAAAGTGGCCGCTCAGGGCGAGTGGCTGAAAGGCAAGCTGGCCGAGCTGCAGAAACGTTATCCGGTGATCGGCCACGTCCGCGGTCTGGGCCTGATGATCGGCATCGAGATCGTCAAGCCGAACGAAGCGCAGGATCACATGGGCTGCTACCCGGCCGATGGCGAGCTGTCCGCGCTGCTGCAGAAGAAATGCTTCGAATCCGGTCTGATCCTGGAGCGCGGTGGGCGCAACGGCTGCGTGCTGCGTCTGCTGCCTTCGCTGCTGATCACCAACGATGAGCTGGGTATTTTCCTGGATAAATTTGAGCAGGCGCTGTTGGCCGCCGGCGTCAAGCCAGTCTGA